Genomic segment of Abyssisolibacter fermentans:
CAGTTTAATGTACAATATTCTACAAAATTGTTTAAGCGAGAAACGGTAGAAAGAATGAGTCAACATTTTGTAAATATTCTTAAAGAAGTTTCACAAGGTATACAGATTGAATTAAATGAAATAAGGATGTTATCAAAGGCAGAAGAAAATGAGCTATTAGTAGAATTTAACAATACAGAATTAAAATATATTAAAGAAAAAACAATACAAGAATTATTTGAAGAACAGGTAGAGAAGACACCAGAAAATGTAGCAGTTGTATTTGAAGAAAAGCATCTTACATATAGAGAATTAAATAATAGGGCAAATCAATTAGCAAGATTATTGAGAGAAAAAGGGGTAGAGCCAAATACAATAGTAGGAATAATTGTAGAAAGATCAGTAGAGATGCTAATAGGAATAATGGGAATTTTAAAAGCTGGAGGAGCATATTTACCTATAGATCCCAATTATCCTGATAAACGAAAGGAATTTATATTTTCAGATAGTGATATAGATATAGTGCTAGCACAGGAACATTTGTTAAACAAAGATAAAGACTTATTTCAAAAGTTGTCATTAAAAGATGTAATAGTTATAGATGACGAGAAGGTCTATTCAGGGAATATATTTAACCTTAATATTGTCAATAAGGAAGAAGATTTAGCGTATATTATCTACACATCTGGGACAACTGGTAATCCAAAAGGCGTAATGATTGAGCATAGAAATGTAAACAATCTTGTATGTGGATTACGGGAGAAGATATATAGAGATTTAAATGATGATTTAAGGGTAAGC
This window contains:
- a CDS encoding AMP-binding protein gives rise to the protein MSQHFVNILKEVSQGIQIELNEIRMLSKAEENELLVEFNNTELKYIKEKTIQELFEEQVEKTPENVAVVFEEKHLTYRELNNRANQLARLLREKGVEPNTIVGIIVERSVEMLIGIMGILKAGGAYLPIDPNYPDKRKEFIFSDSDIDIVLAQEHLLNKDKDLFQKLSLKDVIVIDDEKVYSGNIFNLNIVNKEEDLAYIIYTSGTTGNPKGVMIEHRNVNNLVCGLREKIYRDLNDDLRVS